A window from Dermacentor albipictus isolate Rhodes 1998 colony chromosome 10, USDA_Dalb.pri_finalv2, whole genome shotgun sequence encodes these proteins:
- the tctn gene encoding tectonic-1 encodes MQLLFEKPNALFFLAVFSICCTFIFTPSACANETSPDVTAEMTSVTTALATTFDLDSTTLAEETSQPEQTAAATTVTPATDAATTMTSLPATAAPPRPTLLVAPSDRCGCDLTASSCDVDCCCDGDCSPNDSRAFQFCIDKKTEEPDLRYCTKRDAIFRNRTLFEKRPVGDLLCIVVDNVLKKDVYPDPPQIKTLADAHSFIKGKVTHDWLPADGFRREPQALFKAGSPLLRVDDNGIIEEWRLPTKLFSSRCEATEAIVYLRDAEYECRRKIGGTLEQSCSSDPAFSAFAYHSNFSILSQPEERLRIESFACSNDSCLAANTSDCAPRYVDGSCVHVVSDASFRVFHSGADGIDRIEAHYKLGTLKPHTTEFSQRFSVSFVWASSNEAEAIKVSGNPGYLSGLPVLAGCFAQNGSACKEQDSSMFLAVPETTDGDCSSPVGRTTVKFRYNVRTGCLLWPSRFPSCSALQDALLAYVTFADRHVTHVASFGNANRSQVADFVPVLVENSPATDSRQAGASSTAGSDVCVLPATEVRVYVMHARTEHSSKPQEKVVSVLRSYSGGAAEVRLSRRLPVEVTYLATFVDVTRAPRRIFAPPPTIDARLPQDFFYPFFLESAAKYHGPSAISCSLSLALVVAAAGDFWLLTFVPLLEHC; translated from the exons ATGCAACTCCTATTTGAGAAGCCTAACGCGCTCTTCTTCCTGGCTGTCTTCAGCATCTGTTGCACGTTCATCTTTACTCCTTCGGCCTGTGCCAACGAGACGTCACCTGACGTAACCGCGGAAATGACCAGCGTCACCACTGCACTCGCGACCACCTTCGACCTCGACTCCACCACCCTCGCCGAAGAAACGTCGCAACCGGAGCAAACTGCCGCAGCGACAACGGTGACGCCAGCGACCGACGCCGCGACGACGATGACGTCACTACCGGCGACAGCAGCGCCTCCTAGGCCCACACTTTTGGTGGCGCCCAGCGACCGTTGCGGGTGCGACCTGACCGCCAGCTCGTGCGACGTGGACTGTTGCTGCGACGGAGACTGCAGTCCCAACGACTCCAGGGCGTTCCAGTTCTGCATCGACAAGAAAACCGAAGAGCCAGACTTGAGGTACTGCACCAAGAGAGACGCCATCTTTCGCAACAGGACGCTCTTCGAGAAAAGGCCGGTAGGAGACTTGCTCTGCATCGTCGTCGACAATGTCTTGAAGAAGGACGTCTATCCAGATCCTCCACAAATAAAGACACTGGCCGATGCCCACAGCTTTATTAAGGGCAAGGTCACCCACGACTGGCTGCCCGCCGATGGCTTCAGGCGTGAGCCACAGGCCCTGTTCAAAGCGGGAAGCCCCCTGCTTCGGGTGGACGATAACGGCATCATCGAAGAGTGGA GACTGCCAACCAAGCTGTTCAGCTCTCGCTGCGAAGCGACCGAAGCGATCGTCTACCTCCGGGACGCCGAATACGAGTGCCGACGTAAGATCGGCGGCACGCTGGAACAGTCCTGCTCGTCGGACCCTGCATTCTCTGCCTTCGCCTACCACAGCAACTTCTCAATACTGTCGCAACCCGAGGAAAGGTTGAGAATAGAGTCGTTCGCGTGCTCTAACGACTCTTGCCTGGCGGCCAACACGAGCGACTGTGCGCCGCGCTACGTCGACGGCTCTTGCGTCCACGTGGTCTCGGATGCCTCTTTCCGAGTTTTCCACAGCGGCGCCGACGGCATCGACAGGATCGAAGCCCACTACAAGCTCGGCACGCTTAAACCTCACACTACGGAGTTTAGCCAACGGTTCAGCGTCTCCTTCGTTTGGGCATCTTCGAACGAAGCTGAAGCTATTAAAGTGAGCGGCAATCCGGGATATTTATCAGGGCTTCCAGTACTGGCGGGCTGCTTCGCTCAGAATGGGTCGGCGTGCAAGGAGCAAGATTCCTCGATGTTCCTTGCGGTTCCCGAAACAACCGACGGGGACTGCTCTTCTCCCGTCGGGAGGACCACGGTCAAGTTTCGCTACAACGTCAGGACCGGCTGCCTCCTGTGGCCCTCCAGGTTCCCGAGCTGTTCGGCGCTGCAGGACGCTCTGCTGGCCTACGTCACTTTCGCCGACCGTCACGTGACCCACGTCGCGAGCTTCGGGAACGCCAACAGGTCCCAGGTCGCGGACTTCGTTCCGGTTCTGGTCGAGAACTCGCCCGCGACCGATTCGAGACAGGCGGGCGCCTCTTCGACGGCCGGAAGTGACGTCTGCGTCCTGCCCGCGACGGAAGTCCGCGTCTACGTCATGCACGCCCGCACCGAACACTCGTCCAAGCCTCAGGAGAAGGTAGTTTCGGTTTTACGCTCGTACAGCGGCGGCGCGGCAGAAGTGCGGCTCTCTCGGCGCCTTCCGGTGGAAGTGACGTACCTGGCCACCTTTGTTGACGTCACACGCGCGCCTCGGCGCATCTTTGCGCCTCCGCCCACGATCGACGCGCGACTGCCTCAGGATTTTTTCTATCCCTTCTTTCTGGAGTCGGCGGCGAAATACCACGGCCCAAGTGCGATCTCTTGTTCTTTGTCCCTCGCACTCGTCGTCGCCGCAGCCGGCGACTTTTGGCTGCTGACGTTTGTGCCGTTATTGGAGCATTGTTAA